A genomic segment from Curtobacterium sp. MCSS17_007 encodes:
- a CDS encoding ATP-binding protein — MTPRRWSIATRLFTLQLLFVVVGVAVGVAWSWSSAHADVESDAAEQSTVLAVSIARNPFVVQQATAADPSARLEPYALDLMRRTHTDFITIMAPDRTRWTHPDRSEIGRPFRGTVQPALEGRTFTETFAGTLGPSVRAVTPITDDDGRVVGLVAAGVTVANISTALVPRLTSVVLLASAVVAVSALFSWLLSRYLARVTAGRGPEELARVFASYEGVLHSVHEGLVVVDRSGAVVLHNDRAAELLHLPAPGERQEPIPLAALDVPDGLRTLLASGDRAVDETYTTADRVLVVNQEMAFPRGSTKPLGTVTTIRDQTDLLHLSGELAATRTLTDALRSQTHEFANRLHTVVALMELGRVDEAIRFASDEIDRHIEVDRHSEIDRHDETDRHDETDRHAEDPERTAPEVLDALLAAKRAQAHERGVVLVADASGLVDAVPAAPGDVITVLGNLVDNAVDAVAEGRDAAGPDPRQYPDTGRPRGRVDVSVTEVDGHVRIVVRDDGPGIADVDAVYERGWSTKAAGPEGRGIGLDLVRSTLARIGGDVTVDTGPEGTTFVVGLAPGRVRT; from the coding sequence GTGACACCCCGACGCTGGAGCATCGCGACGCGACTCTTCACGCTGCAGCTGCTGTTCGTCGTGGTCGGGGTGGCGGTCGGCGTTGCCTGGAGCTGGTCGTCCGCGCATGCCGACGTCGAGTCGGACGCGGCCGAGCAGTCCACCGTGCTCGCGGTGTCGATCGCCCGCAACCCGTTCGTGGTGCAGCAGGCGACCGCCGCCGACCCGTCCGCGCGCCTCGAGCCCTACGCCCTCGACCTGATGCGCCGCACCCACACGGACTTCATCACGATCATGGCGCCCGACCGCACGCGGTGGACCCACCCGGACCGGTCCGAGATCGGCCGGCCGTTCCGCGGCACGGTCCAGCCCGCGCTGGAGGGGCGGACGTTCACGGAGACGTTCGCGGGGACGCTCGGTCCATCGGTGCGGGCCGTCACGCCGATCACGGACGACGACGGGCGGGTCGTCGGACTCGTCGCCGCCGGCGTCACCGTGGCGAACATCTCGACCGCGCTGGTGCCGCGACTCACGTCGGTCGTCCTCCTCGCGTCGGCCGTGGTCGCGGTGTCCGCGCTGTTCTCGTGGTTGCTCAGCCGCTACCTCGCCCGCGTCACCGCCGGACGGGGACCGGAGGAGCTCGCCCGGGTCTTCGCGTCCTACGAGGGCGTGCTCCACTCGGTCCACGAGGGACTCGTGGTCGTCGACCGGTCCGGCGCGGTCGTGCTCCACAACGACCGCGCCGCGGAGCTGCTGCACCTCCCGGCGCCGGGGGAGCGGCAGGAGCCGATCCCGCTCGCCGCGCTCGACGTGCCCGACGGGTTGCGGACCCTGCTCGCATCCGGTGACCGGGCGGTGGACGAGACGTACACGACCGCCGACCGGGTGCTCGTCGTCAACCAGGAGATGGCGTTCCCACGGGGGTCGACGAAGCCCCTCGGCACCGTCACGACGATCCGCGACCAGACCGACCTGCTGCACCTGTCGGGGGAACTCGCCGCGACCCGGACCCTGACCGACGCACTCCGGTCGCAGACGCACGAGTTCGCGAACCGACTGCACACGGTGGTCGCGCTCATGGAGCTCGGGCGGGTCGACGAGGCGATCCGGTTCGCCTCCGATGAGATCGACCGGCACATCGAGGTCGACCGGCACAGCGAGATCGACCGGCACGACGAGACGGACCGGCACGACGAGACGGACCGGCACGCCGAGGACCCGGAGCGCACCGCTCCCGAGGTGCTCGACGCCCTCCTCGCCGCCAAGCGCGCCCAGGCGCACGAGCGCGGCGTCGTGCTCGTGGCCGACGCCAGCGGCCTGGTCGACGCCGTCCCGGCCGCGCCCGGCGACGTCATCACGGTGCTCGGCAACCTCGTGGACAACGCCGTCGACGCCGTCGCCGAGGGGCGGGACGCCGCAGGTCCGGACCCACGCCAGTACCCGGACACGGGCCGCCCCCGGGGTCGGGTGGACGTCTCGGTGACCGAGGTCGACGGTCACGTCCGGATCGTCGTCCGCGACGACGGCCCCGGCATCGCGGACGTCGACGCCGTGTACGAGCGCGGCTGGTCGACGAAGGCCGCCGGTCCGGAGGGGCGCGGCATCGGGCTCGACCTCGTCCGGTCGACCCTCGCGCGGATCGGCGGGGACGTCACCGTGGACACGGGGCCGGAGGGCACGACGTTCGTGGTCGGTCTCGCACCGGGACGGGTGCGTACGTGA
- a CDS encoding response regulator, which yields MTAPIRVLIVEDEPLTAEAHAAYVARLDGFAVIGSVDTGRAMLAAVAAERPDLVLLDLNLPDVHGLQLVRALRSAGSAVDVIAVTAAHDVRAVRNAIALGIVQYLVKPFSYRAFADRMTSYREFRRGFEDHRALTQADIDERLGTLRPVAPAEHEKGIARETLEVVRDALLEMADGGSASEVAAATGLSRVTARRYLEHLAGAGQVDKDVRHRGHGRPEYEYRWLR from the coding sequence GTGACCGCTCCCATCCGCGTCCTCATCGTCGAGGACGAGCCGCTCACCGCCGAGGCGCACGCGGCCTACGTGGCACGCCTGGACGGGTTCGCCGTGATCGGCTCCGTCGACACCGGTCGGGCGATGCTCGCCGCGGTCGCCGCCGAACGACCCGACCTCGTGCTGCTCGACCTCAACCTGCCGGACGTGCACGGGCTGCAGCTCGTGCGTGCCCTGCGGTCCGCCGGTTCCGCCGTCGACGTCATCGCGGTCACCGCCGCCCACGACGTCCGCGCGGTCCGCAACGCGATCGCGCTCGGCATCGTGCAGTACCTCGTGAAGCCGTTCAGCTACCGCGCGTTCGCCGACCGGATGACGTCGTACCGGGAGTTCCGGCGCGGCTTCGAGGACCACCGCGCCCTGACCCAGGCGGACATCGACGAGCGGCTCGGGACCCTGCGCCCGGTCGCACCCGCCGAGCACGAGAAGGGCATCGCACGCGAGACCCTCGAGGTGGTCCGCGACGCCCTGCTCGAGATGGCCGACGGGGGGTCCGCGTCGGAGGTCGCGGCGGCGACGGGGCTGTCCCGCGTCACGGCCCGGCGGTACCTGGAGCACCTCGCCGGCGCCGGGCAGGTCGACAAGGACGTCCGCCACCGCGGACACGGCCGACCCGAGTACGAGTACCGCTGGTTGCGCTGA
- a CDS encoding LLM class flavin-dependent oxidoreductase codes for MPSDGRPLARLGFLTIGSFDPADPAAGHEATLRVIERAEGLGYDSAWLRHRHLQHGISSPVAVMAAASQRTERIELGTAVTPIGAENPFRLAEDLGTVDLLLGGRLHPGFSVGTPMHFDLYRDAIYPDTAEHEDLGNDRLLRFRDLVRGDQVTAVPERRGIEEFATTVQPHSTGLADRLWYGTGSTRSAVWAAQNGFHLLTSSVTRAEVGDDFAVNQRAQVEAYLDAHPDRAAARVSQGLVVIPTDTATPDQEARYRAYVDARAGRVGVPQGPAGLLFAADLVGTSSEIADRLRADAGYQVATEVAFALPFSFAPDDLAQIVTDIAERLGPELGWAPGTASVAR; via the coding sequence ATGCCCTCCGACGGACGCCCCCTCGCACGCCTCGGCTTCCTGACCATCGGCTCGTTCGACCCGGCCGACCCCGCCGCCGGGCACGAGGCGACGCTCCGCGTGATCGAGCGTGCCGAGGGGCTCGGCTACGACAGCGCGTGGCTGCGGCACCGCCACCTGCAGCACGGGATCTCCTCCCCCGTCGCGGTCATGGCCGCCGCGTCGCAACGGACCGAGCGCATCGAGCTCGGCACCGCCGTGACACCGATCGGCGCGGAGAACCCGTTCCGGCTGGCCGAGGACCTCGGGACCGTCGACCTGCTGCTGGGCGGACGGCTGCACCCGGGCTTCTCGGTCGGTACGCCCATGCACTTCGACCTGTACCGCGACGCGATCTACCCGGACACCGCGGAACACGAGGACCTCGGCAACGACCGGCTGCTGCGCTTCCGCGACCTGGTGCGGGGCGACCAGGTGACCGCGGTCCCCGAGCGCCGCGGGATCGAGGAGTTCGCCACCACCGTCCAACCGCACAGCACCGGGCTCGCCGACCGGCTCTGGTACGGGACGGGCAGCACGCGCTCGGCCGTGTGGGCGGCCCAGAACGGCTTCCACCTGCTCACGTCGAGCGTCACCCGGGCCGAGGTCGGGGACGACTTCGCCGTGAACCAACGTGCGCAGGTCGAGGCGTACCTCGACGCGCACCCGGACCGTGCGGCGGCACGGGTCTCACAGGGCCTGGTCGTCATCCCGACCGACACCGCCACGCCCGATCAGGAGGCCCGGTACCGGGCCTACGTCGACGCGCGTGCGGGCCGCGTGGGCGTCCCGCAGGGGCCGGCGGGACTGCTCTTCGCCGCCGACCTCGTGGGCACCTCGTCCGAGATCGCCGACCGGCTCCGTGCGGACGCCGGGTACCAGGTCGCGACCGAGGTCGCGTTCGCACTGCCCTTCTCGTTCGCGCCCGACGACCTGGCGCAGATCGTCACGGACATCGCCGAGCGGCTCGGTCCGGAGCTCGGGTGGGCGCCGGGCACGGCGTCGGTCGCGCGCTGA